In Candidatus Hydrogenedentota bacterium, one genomic interval encodes:
- a CDS encoding DUF1559 domain-containing protein produces the protein MLWEPPVSRTPRLAARLGFTLVELLVVIAIIGVLVGLLLPAVQSSRNAARRLECSNKIKQLALALHNHASAHASLPPGVPQCSKKTWHQGGGEFCQGPVWSLNILAELEERTLAQYVQEGVAASYMVADDLEHAAPDGDLDPRNV, from the coding sequence ATCCTCTGGGAACCGCCAGTGTCAAGAACTCCGCGTCTAGCGGCTAGGCTAGGCTTCACCCTAGTCGAGTTGCTGGTGGTGATCGCCATCATCGGCGTCCTGGTGGGGCTGCTTCTCCCGGCTGTTCAATCGTCGCGGAATGCCGCGCGGCGATTGGAATGTTCCAATAAGATCAAGCAACTCGCGCTGGCGCTGCACAATCACGCCAGCGCCCACGCCAGCTTGCCGCCAGGCGTGCCGCAATGCAGCAAGAAAACGTGGCACCAAGGAGGGGGCGAATTTTGTCAGGGGCCGGTCTGGAGCCTGAACATTCTGGCCGAACTAGAAGAGCGTACGCTCGCGCAGTATGTCCAAGAGGGGGTGGCGGCCAGTTATATGGTCGCCGACGACCTGGAGCATGCGGCGCCCGACGGCGATCTTGATCCCCGCAATGTAAG